A single region of the Vicia villosa cultivar HV-30 ecotype Madison, WI linkage group LG4, Vvil1.0, whole genome shotgun sequence genome encodes:
- the LOC131594190 gene encoding 3-ketoacyl-CoA synthase 4-like, whose protein sequence is MIVNKYNLRSNIMSFNLDGLGCSAGVIATDLATDLLMVQKNDTYAVVVSTENNYSKLVGTTGSVMGLPKYLTKQLLKAVL, encoded by the exons ATGATTGTGAATAAATATAACCTGAGAAGTAACATTATGAGTTTCAATTTAGATGGTTTGGGTTGTAGTGCTGGTGTTATAGCTACTGATCTTGCAACAGATTTGCTGATGGTTCAAAAGAATGATACTTATGCTGTTGTTGTTAGCACTGAAAATAATTACTCAAAATTG GTAGGCACAACTGGCAGTGTGATGGGGCTTCCCAAATATCTGACTAAACAACTCTTAAAGGCGGTCTTATAG
- the LOC131598627 gene encoding secreted RxLR effector protein 161-like has translation MWNFNPVENPIVPGTKLSNEGEGKDVDATTYKQLVGCLMYLTVTRPDMMYVVCLISRFMAKPREEHMQIAKRALRYLRGTLDFGLFYKRESDSIPKVYTDSDYAGDIDDRKSTPGYVFLLSKATVCWSSRKQAIVTLSSTEAEYVAATSCACHCVWVKGILQQFSTKPCQCFKILCDNSSSIKLSKNSVMHKRTKHIDVRYHYLRDLTSQEVVKLVFCGTEEQVADIITKPVKLETFVKLRSLLGIQARED, from the coding sequence ATGTGGAACTTCAATCCTGTCGAAAATCCTATAGTACCAGGGACCAAACTCTCGAATGAAGGAGAAGGCAAAGATGTGGATGCTACTACATATAAGCAACTCGTGGGTTGTCTTATGTATTTAACAGTCACCAGACCTGATATGATGTATGTGGTATGTTTAATATCTCGTTTCATGGCCAAACCTAGAGAAGAGCATATGCAGATCGCTAAAAGGGCGTTAAGGTACTTAAGGGGTACTCTGGATTTTGGTCTTTTCTATAAGCGAGAATCTGACTCAATACCAAAGGTATATACTGATAGCGATTATGCCGGAGATATAGACGACAGGAAGAGCACGCCAGGGTATGTATTTCTACTAAGTAAAGCAACTGTTTGTTGGAGTTCACGAAAACAAGCTATAGTCACTTTATCCTCGACCGAAGCTGAGTATGTAGCTGCAACATCCTGTGCTTGCCACTGTGTTTGGGTGAAAGGAATTCTTCAACAGTTCAGCACCAAGCCTTGTCAGTGCTTCAAGATCTTGTGCGATAATAGTTCCTCCATTAAACTCTCAAAAAATTCAGTGATGCATAAGAGGACAAAACATATAGATGTGAGGTATCATTATTTACGTGATCTTACAAGTCAAGAAGTTGTGAAGCTAGTGTTTTGTGGGACTGAAGAGCAGGTGGCAGATATCATAACCAAACCAGTAAAATTGGAGACATTTGTTAAGCTAAGAAGCTTGCTTGGGATACAAGCTCGAGAAGATTAA